Proteins encoded by one window of Synechococcus sp. MVIR-18-1:
- the thiC gene encoding phosphomethylpyrimidine synthase ThiC — translation MRTEWVSARKGQANVSQMHYARKGVVTEEMAYVATIENLPESLVMEEVARGRMIIPANVNHTNLEPMAIGIASKCKVNANIGASPNASDAAEEVNKLKLAVKYGADTVMDLSTGGVNLDEVRTSIIGASSVPIGTVPVYQALESVHGSIEKLDEDDFLHIIEKHCQQGVDYQTIHAGLLIEHLPKVKGRLTGIVSRGGGILAQWMLYHHRQNPLFTRFDDICEIFKRYDCTFSLGDSLRPGCQHDASDAAQLAELKTLGELTRRAWKHDVQVMVEGPGHVPLDQIEFNVKKQMEECNEAPFYVLGPLVTDIAPGYDHITSAIGAAMAGWHGTAMLCYVTPKEHLGLPNAEDVREGLIAYKIAAHAADIARHRPGARDRDDELSKARYNFDWNKQFELSLDPERAKEYHDETLPADIYKQAEFCSMCGPKHCPMQTKITDEDLAGLEDVLKAKGGAGELAGVKLDKEF, via the coding sequence ATGCGTACTGAATGGGTTTCCGCTCGTAAGGGCCAGGCCAATGTGTCTCAGATGCATTACGCCCGTAAGGGTGTGGTGACGGAGGAGATGGCCTATGTGGCCACGATCGAGAACCTTCCGGAATCGCTTGTGATGGAAGAGGTGGCGCGGGGTCGGATGATCATTCCCGCCAATGTGAATCACACCAATCTGGAGCCGATGGCGATTGGCATCGCCAGCAAATGCAAGGTGAACGCCAACATTGGTGCGTCTCCCAATGCATCGGATGCAGCGGAGGAGGTGAACAAGCTGAAGTTGGCCGTGAAATATGGCGCTGACACCGTGATGGATTTGTCCACTGGTGGCGTGAACCTGGATGAGGTAAGGACGTCGATTATTGGTGCCTCATCGGTTCCGATTGGCACGGTGCCTGTGTATCAGGCCTTGGAAAGTGTGCATGGCTCGATCGAGAAACTCGATGAAGATGACTTCCTGCACATCATCGAGAAGCATTGCCAACAGGGCGTTGATTACCAGACGATTCACGCTGGCCTGTTGATTGAACATCTCCCCAAAGTGAAGGGACGTCTCACTGGAATTGTGAGCCGCGGCGGCGGGATTTTGGCCCAGTGGATGTTGTATCACCACCGTCAAAATCCTTTGTTCACGCGTTTTGACGATATTTGCGAGATTTTTAAGCGCTACGACTGCACCTTCTCCCTAGGAGATTCCCTGCGTCCCGGCTGTCAGCACGATGCCTCCGATGCGGCCCAGCTTGCTGAACTGAAAACGCTTGGAGAACTCACCCGCCGGGCTTGGAAGCATGACGTGCAAGTGATGGTGGAGGGTCCAGGCCATGTGCCGCTGGATCAAATTGAATTCAACGTGAAAAAGCAGATGGAAGAGTGCAATGAGGCGCCCTTCTATGTGCTCGGCCCGTTGGTGACCGATATTGCTCCTGGCTATGACCACATCACTTCAGCAATTGGTGCGGCAATGGCCGGTTGGCACGGCACAGCGATGCTTTGCTACGTGACGCCAAAAGAGCACCTGGGTCTTCCCAATGCAGAGGATGTGCGCGAAGGGCTGATTGCATACAAGATTGCAGCCCACGCTGCTGATATTGCCCGTCATCGTCCTGGTGCCCGTGACCGTGATGATGAGTTGAGTAAGGCTCGTTACAACTTCGACTGGAACAAGCAGTTTGAATTGTCCTTAGACCCTGAGCGTGCGAAGGAGTATCACGATGAAACCCTGCCAGCAGATATCTATAAGCAAGCTGAGTTCTGTTCGATGTGTGGTCCCAAGCATTGCCCGATGCAAACCAAGATCACGGATGAGGATCTTGCTGGCCTTGAGGACGTTCTCAAGGCCAAAGGTGGTGCAGGTGAACTGGCTGGAGTGAAGTTGGATAAAGAGTTTTGA
- the rfbF gene encoding glucose-1-phosphate cytidylyltransferase, which translates to MKAVILAGGLGTRISEETSIKPKPMVEIGGRPILWHILKIFSSYGINEFIICCGYKGYVIKEYFANYFLHMSDVTIDMRVNSMKVHHRKAEPWEVTLVDTGDQSMTGGRLKRVRDYVLGETFCFTYGDGVADVDITSLVTFHKSQHRQATVTAVQPPGRFGVLQIEANNSVSGFQEKPVGEGGWINGGFFVLEPEVINLIEGDSTVWEKEPLRHLAEAGQLSAYHHNGFWQPMDTLRDKNYLEHLWAQSNAPWKIW; encoded by the coding sequence ATGAAAGCAGTAATTCTTGCGGGAGGTCTTGGCACTCGTATTAGCGAGGAGACAAGCATTAAGCCAAAGCCAATGGTTGAAATTGGTGGTCGCCCAATACTATGGCATATTTTAAAAATATTCAGTTCGTATGGTATTAATGAATTTATTATTTGTTGTGGCTACAAGGGGTATGTGATTAAAGAGTACTTTGCAAATTATTTTCTGCATATGAGTGATGTAACCATAGATATGCGAGTAAATTCCATGAAAGTTCATCATAGAAAAGCAGAGCCCTGGGAGGTGACACTTGTTGATACAGGTGACCAAAGTATGACGGGTGGAAGATTGAAGCGTGTAAGAGACTATGTATTGGGCGAAACATTTTGCTTTACTTATGGGGATGGAGTGGCAGATGTAGATATCACTTCTCTTGTTACTTTTCACAAATCACAGCACCGACAGGCCACTGTTACAGCTGTTCAACCACCAGGTAGGTTTGGTGTTTTGCAGATCGAAGCAAATAACTCTGTTAGTGGATTTCAGGAAAAGCCAGTTGGTGAAGGGGGCTGGATTAATGGTGGATTTTTTGTTCTCGAACCTGAAGTTATTAATCTCATCGAGGGAGACTCCACTGTTTGGGAAAAGGAGCCATTGCGCCACCTAGCTGAAGCAGGCCAATTGAGTGCATACCATCACAATGGTTTTTGGCAGCCAATGGATACTCTCAGGGATAAAAATTATCTCGAGCATTTATGGGCCCAATCAAATGCTCCGTGGAAGATTTGGTGA
- the rfbG gene encoding CDP-glucose 4,6-dehydratase: MLNNEFWRGRRVLITGHTGFKGSWLLLWLHHLGAEVWGYSLAPKSDPNLFNQLAKDIFPGNRWHHCIGDVADLDALNKLIKDAQPEVVFHLAAQPLVRESYLDPIGTWSTNVIGSLHLLESLRQLQHKCAVVMVTTDKVYENREWSYGYRETDNLGGHDPYSSSKAAAEIGIASWRSSFCGPHQHQTPYLLIATARAGNVIGGGDWAADRIFPDAMRSLSNHQPIPIRNALATRPWQHVIEPLSGYLRLAEELMLSLNPPCEAFNFGPTLSSNRTVGELVSTILDHWPGTWIDNTDPSAPHEATLLHLQIDKAYRLLGWSPRWSYTTTVKRTVDWYRSNHDGRSAFECCHEDLSAFSQN; the protein is encoded by the coding sequence ATGTTGAATAACGAGTTCTGGCGAGGCAGGCGCGTCCTGATTACAGGCCATACTGGTTTCAAAGGCAGTTGGCTTTTGCTATGGTTGCATCATCTTGGTGCTGAAGTGTGGGGATATTCATTGGCTCCTAAATCAGATCCGAATCTATTTAATCAACTGGCTAAGGACATTTTTCCCGGAAATAGATGGCACCATTGTATTGGAGATGTAGCTGATTTGGATGCCCTAAATAAGCTAATTAAAGACGCTCAGCCTGAGGTGGTTTTTCATTTAGCAGCTCAACCATTGGTTCGTGAGAGTTATTTAGATCCAATTGGAACATGGTCGACTAATGTTATTGGTAGTTTGCATCTGTTGGAATCGCTTCGCCAGCTACAGCACAAATGTGCAGTTGTAATGGTGACGACAGATAAAGTTTATGAAAATCGAGAATGGTCATATGGTTATCGCGAGACTGATAATTTAGGTGGCCATGATCCTTACAGCTCGAGTAAAGCTGCTGCTGAGATTGGAATAGCCAGCTGGCGTTCAAGCTTTTGTGGGCCTCACCAGCATCAAACCCCATATCTACTAATTGCTACCGCGAGAGCCGGTAATGTTATAGGTGGGGGTGATTGGGCTGCTGACAGAATATTTCCTGATGCAATGCGGTCACTATCCAATCATCAACCGATTCCTATTCGCAATGCTCTTGCTACGAGGCCTTGGCAGCATGTTATCGAGCCATTATCTGGATATCTGCGATTAGCCGAGGAGTTAATGCTTTCGCTAAATCCACCATGCGAAGCATTTAATTTTGGCCCAACGTTGTCTAGTAATCGCACTGTTGGCGAATTAGTTAGCACAATACTTGATCATTGGCCAGGTACTTGGATTGATAATACTGATCCGAGTGCACCGCACGAAGCAACCCTGCTTCATTTACAGATTGATAAAGCCTATCGTCTTTTAGGATGGTCCCCTCGCTGGAGCTACACAACTACAGTAAAACGTACAGTAGATTGGTACCGATCTAATCATGATGGAAGAAGCGCTTTTGAATGTTGCCATGAAGACTTAAGTGCTTTCTCTCAAAATTAG
- the rfbH gene encoding lipopolysaccharide biosynthesis protein RfbH: MSDIKALKDEILRLTREYSRQVHSCFRPADDPIREPWKSGSPIPYAGRVFTEDEVAAAVGSTLDFWLTLGNEGESFQNELAEFMGVRKSLLVNSGSSANLVAISALTSYKLPENRRIKPGDEVITVAAGFPTTVAPIVQIGAVPVFIDADPITGNAQCDQLQSAYTPGVTKAVMMAHALGNPFDLATTLSFCRKYDLWLIEDNCDALGCSYSMPRPQAESLGFSQNSPGLDEGPDRVIRWTGTWGDISTQSFYPPHHLTMGEGGAVNIVSDQKLKVIAESFRDWGRDCWCPSGIDNTCNKRFDWQLGELPAGYDHKYTYSHLGYNLKPLDPQAAIGRIQLNRLPEFIEARKKNWETLRKGLSGSSEFIEFSLPTHATDWSESCGFSWDKSGCRTDCSWFGFKIAVRESADFSRTDLARELDEHKIGNRMLFGGNLLRQPAFVQLRSDRPESIRVVGDMCGSDEIMNTTLFLGTFPGLTSTQLKFEIDVINNFISERRIEK, translated from the coding sequence ATGAGTGACATTAAAGCCCTAAAGGATGAAATATTGAGACTTACTCGTGAGTACTCAAGGCAAGTCCATTCTTGCTTCAGGCCTGCGGACGACCCCATTCGTGAACCTTGGAAGTCGGGTTCTCCTATTCCATATGCTGGGCGCGTTTTTACAGAAGATGAGGTTGCAGCAGCAGTAGGAAGTACGCTTGATTTTTGGTTGACATTGGGGAATGAAGGTGAATCTTTCCAGAATGAGTTAGCGGAATTCATGGGAGTTCGCAAATCCCTCCTCGTCAACTCTGGCTCTAGTGCCAATTTGGTTGCTATTTCAGCGCTCACTTCTTATAAGCTTCCAGAAAATCGAAGAATCAAGCCTGGAGACGAAGTGATTACTGTGGCAGCTGGTTTCCCAACCACAGTCGCTCCTATTGTTCAGATTGGCGCAGTCCCAGTCTTTATTGATGCTGATCCGATTACTGGTAATGCACAATGTGACCAACTGCAATCTGCGTATACGCCTGGCGTGACCAAAGCAGTAATGATGGCCCATGCCTTAGGTAATCCTTTTGATTTGGCAACTACATTATCCTTCTGTCGTAAGTATGATCTTTGGCTGATTGAGGATAATTGTGATGCATTAGGTTGCAGCTATTCGATGCCACGACCGCAAGCAGAAAGCTTGGGCTTTTCTCAAAATAGTCCAGGTTTAGATGAAGGACCTGATAGAGTTATTAGATGGACGGGTACATGGGGTGATATAAGTACGCAAAGTTTTTATCCTCCTCATCATCTAACGATGGGAGAGGGCGGTGCTGTGAATATAGTTTCTGATCAAAAGCTCAAAGTTATTGCTGAAAGTTTTAGAGACTGGGGACGTGATTGTTGGTGCCCAAGCGGAATAGACAATACCTGCAATAAGAGATTTGATTGGCAACTTGGCGAACTTCCGGCTGGTTATGATCATAAGTATACATATAGTCACCTTGGGTATAACCTTAAGCCGCTTGATCCGCAGGCTGCAATTGGTCGTATTCAGTTAAATCGTCTTCCTGAATTCATAGAAGCCAGAAAGAAAAATTGGGAAACTCTCCGTAAAGGTTTGTCTGGGAGTAGTGAATTCATTGAATTTTCTTTGCCTACTCATGCAACTGACTGGAGCGAAAGTTGTGGGTTCTCGTGGGATAAAAGTGGTTGTCGTACTGATTGCTCTTGGTTTGGATTTAAAATTGCAGTCAGAGAATCTGCAGATTTTAGTCGTACTGATTTAGCCCGTGAACTTGACGAGCACAAAATTGGGAATAGGATGCTGTTTGGGGGCAACTTATTGCGGCAACCGGCATTTGTTCAGCTTCGTAGCGATCGTCCTGAGTCAATTCGTGTTGTTGGAGATATGTGCGGCTCAGATGAAATCATGAACACTACCTTGTTTCTTGGTACTTTCCCAGGGCTTACATCTACTCAGCTTAAATTTGAGATTGATGTTATTAACAACTTTATTTCGGAGAGGAGGATTGAGAAATGA
- a CDS encoding acetaldehyde dehydrogenase (acetylating), whose product MKKVAILGSGNIGCDLLVKCQEAKGLEVVSFAGRHPYSKGLEFARNRGVFITDRSIEGVLEHPEKPDILIDCTSASHHHYNYSLCKKNNIRVIDMTPAMLGVACCPVVNLDHCLDSDNINMISCGGQASMPICFALKEANPEIKYLEIVSTISSASAGPGTRKNISQYISTTQKSISDMLDIEKVKVIINITPAVPPIHMKTSVLIQSDHIKNFSDTQETIRKIVSMTSCYVPGYCLSVDLKQLGAKSMCQVQVTGSGHYLPPFAGNLDIINCAALEVVKRL is encoded by the coding sequence ATGAAGAAAGTGGCAATACTGGGCTCTGGAAATATTGGTTGTGATTTACTGGTTAAGTGCCAAGAAGCAAAAGGACTCGAAGTCGTGTCCTTCGCTGGTCGGCACCCATATTCTAAGGGTCTAGAGTTTGCTAGAAATCGTGGGGTCTTTATCACCGATAGAAGCATTGAGGGAGTTCTGGAACATCCGGAAAAACCAGACATTTTGATAGATTGTACAAGTGCTTCACATCATCATTACAACTATTCACTTTGTAAGAAAAATAATATTCGTGTTATTGATATGACTCCTGCAATGCTTGGAGTTGCCTGTTGTCCTGTTGTTAACCTAGACCACTGTCTTGATTCAGATAATATAAATATGATCTCCTGTGGAGGGCAAGCATCTATGCCCATATGTTTCGCATTAAAAGAAGCAAATCCTGAGATTAAATACCTTGAGATTGTCTCTACGATATCCTCAGCATCAGCTGGTCCCGGCACACGTAAAAATATTTCTCAATACATCAGCACAACGCAAAAGTCAATTAGTGATATGCTTGACATAGAGAAAGTTAAAGTAATTATCAACATTACACCTGCCGTACCGCCTATTCACATGAAAACTTCAGTATTAATCCAGTCTGACCATATCAAAAACTTTTCTGATACTCAAGAAACCATTCGTAAGATTGTATCGATGACTTCTTGCTATGTGCCAGGCTATTGCTTGTCTGTAGATCTTAAGCAGCTTGGGGCTAAATCAATGTGTCAAGTGCAAGTGACTGGAAGTGGCCATTATCTTCCCCCTTTCGCTGGTAATCTTGATATCATAAATTGTGCCGCACTTGAAGTTGTTAAGCGACTATGA